In a single window of the Tautonia marina genome:
- a CDS encoding DUF1559 domain-containing protein produces the protein MASRKGFTLIELLVVIAIIGVLIALLLPAVQSAREAARRAQCTNNLKQVALAMHNYHDTFGSLAPGRKGCCWGTWQLFILPQIEQVAAYNSFNFDGNNVNGPDGTHRYFGVVNHTAANLVISSYMCPSDSGSNPANPITATVNGTRYECKYRNYVINMGNTTVTQLNMPAFGINFGGAPFYDMGSPNIDIAPQYYPGRTTRKVVGFSSIKDGLSNTLMNSEVIIANGRDLRGFTQWGDAVGFSGFLTPNSKSPDVIDDYWCNRQPPNPPCTPNTTELDKTYAARSYHPGGVNAAMADGSVKFVKDTINVFVWRSLSTTNGGEVISADQF, from the coding sequence ATGGCTTCCCGTAAGGGGTTCACCCTGATCGAACTTCTCGTCGTTATCGCGATCATCGGCGTCTTGATCGCCCTGCTGCTTCCGGCCGTTCAGTCGGCTCGTGAAGCGGCTCGTCGTGCCCAGTGCACGAATAATCTCAAGCAAGTCGCCCTGGCAATGCACAACTACCACGACACCTTCGGCTCTCTGGCCCCCGGCCGCAAGGGATGCTGCTGGGGCACGTGGCAGTTGTTCATCCTGCCTCAGATCGAGCAGGTTGCCGCCTACAACTCCTTCAACTTCGACGGCAATAACGTCAACGGTCCTGACGGCACCCACCGCTACTTCGGTGTGGTGAACCACACCGCCGCGAACCTCGTCATCTCGTCATACATGTGCCCGAGCGACTCGGGTTCCAACCCGGCCAACCCGATCACCGCGACCGTCAACGGCACGCGCTACGAGTGCAAGTACCGCAACTATGTCATCAACATGGGCAACACCACCGTCACGCAGTTGAACATGCCGGCGTTCGGCATCAACTTCGGTGGGGCTCCGTTCTATGACATGGGCTCGCCCAACATCGACATTGCGCCGCAGTACTACCCCGGCCGGACGACCCGCAAGGTCGTCGGGTTCTCGTCGATCAAGGACGGCCTGAGCAACACCCTGATGAACTCCGAAGTCATCATCGCCAATGGCCGCGACCTCCGCGGTTTCACCCAGTGGGGCGATGCCGTCGGCTTCAGCGGCTTCCTGACCCCCAACAGCAAGTCGCCCGACGTGATCGACGACTACTGGTGCAACCGGCAGCCGCCGAACCCCCCCTGCACCCCGAACACCACCGAGCTGGACAAGACCTACGCGGCCCGCAGCTACCACCCCGGCGGGGTCAACGCGGCCATGGCCGACGGCAGCGTCAAGTTCGTCAAGGACACCATCAACGTCTTCGTCTGGCGGAGCCTGAGCACCACCAACGGTGGTGAGGTCATTAGCGCCGACCAGTTCTGA